Proteins encoded by one window of Salmo trutta chromosome 17, fSalTru1.1, whole genome shotgun sequence:
- the LOC115151906 gene encoding beta-1,3-galactosyltransferase 2-like — MRFPHRRCFVLLLSVGILVIFYVTTLFTLHISQTPLWLLGGQDLTPLSSTNGNEGVLLSPYNVAYPQKYQFVLDEPHECQDRSPFLLLMVPVAPGNLVAREDIRKTWGKESLVLGRAVRLFFLLGLPSGAEAERMQEEVLLENQQYHDMLQSDFQDTYFNLTIKTMVMLEWLASRCPGASFAMKIDSDMFLNVHNLVNMLIDPTTPKHNYITGKFSQNTQVVRDRTSKWYIPNKVYPSTKFPPYLLGNGYVFSIDLPEKIVEASKQVRAIFLEDVYLGMCLSHLGIAASYPPNSSLFKVSMPYTHNRCYYSTVITTEMDRVSDLLRVWEDLQRPGTPC, encoded by the coding sequence ATGAGGTTTCCCCATCGGAGGTGTTTTGTGCTTCTCCTGTCTGTGGGGATCCTGGTGATCTTCTACGTAACCACCCTCTTCACTCTTCATATAAGCCAGACCCCACTCTGGCTGCTAGGAGGCCAAGATCTAACTCCTCTCTCTTCTACCAATGGAAATGAGGGGGTGCTTCTTTCACCATACAATGTAGCCTACCCACAGAAATATCAGTTTGTCCTGGATGAGCCTCATGAGTGCCAGGACCGCAGCCCCTTCCTGCTTCTGATGGTGCCAGTAGCTCCTGGTAATCTGGTAGCCCGGGAGGATATCCGGAAGACTTGGGGTAAGGAGAGCCTGGTTCTGGGACGGGCTGTGCGTCTGTTCTTCCTGTTGGGCCTGCCCAGTGGAGCGGAGGCAGAGAGGATGCAGGAGGAGGTGCTGCTTGAGAACCAGCAGTACCATGACATGCTGCAGAGTGACTTCCAGGACACCTACTTCAACCTGACCATCAAGACCATGGTGATGCTGGAGTGGCTGGCCTCTCGCTGCCCCGGCGCCTCCTTCGCCATGAAGATTGACTCTGACATGTTCCTCAATGTGCACAACCTGGTCAACATGCTGATAGACCCAACTACACCAAAGCACAACTACATCACTGGGAAGTTCAGCCAAAACACACAAGTGGTGAGAGACCGCACCTCAAAGTGGTACATTCCCAATAAGGTTTACCCCAGTACCAAATTCCCTCCCTACCTTTTGGGAAATGGTTATGTCTTTTCCATAGATCTTCCTGAGAAGATAGTGGAAGCATCCAAACAAGTCCGTGCCATATTTTTAGAGGATGTCTACCTGGGTATGTGTCTGAGCCATTTAGGGATTGCAGCCAGTTACCCACCTAACTCTTCCCTCTTCAAGGTTTCCATGCCCTACACTCATAATCGCTGTTACTACTCTACTGTCATCACTACTGAAATGGACCGTGTGAGTGACCTGCTGCGAGTCTGGGAGGACTTACAGAGACCTGGCACCCCCTGCTAA